A region from the Streptosporangium sp. NBC_01756 genome encodes:
- a CDS encoding M20/M25/M40 family metallo-hydrolase codes for MIALNGEDEVAGLCSDLIRIDSTNAGDNSGPGERAAAEYVAEKLAEVGLEPQILESDGNRANVIARIAGEDSSRDALLLHGHLDVVPFNAGDWTHHPLSGEIADGCVWGRGAVDMKNMDAMILAVVRQRLSEGRRPPRDVVLAFTADEEAGGTYGAQWLADGHKDLFEGCTEAIGEVGGFSVSLDDARRLYLIETAEKGIAWMRLTARGRAGHGSMLNGENAVTELAEAVGRIGRYEWPVRLTETVRTFLTETSRALDLELDLDDAEATVAKLGPLARMIGATLRNTANPTMLAGGYKANVIPQTATAHVDGRFLPGYEDEFFETVDELLGPNVTREFVYHDIAIETGFDGPLVRAMTDALLAEDPGALAVPYTLSGGTDLKAFSRLGMRGFGFAPLKLPADLDFSGMFHGVDERVPVDSLQFGVRVLDRFLDAC; via the coding sequence ATGATCGCACTCAATGGTGAGGACGAGGTCGCCGGGCTGTGCAGCGACCTGATCCGGATCGACTCGACCAACGCCGGCGACAATTCCGGTCCTGGTGAACGGGCCGCCGCGGAGTACGTCGCGGAGAAGCTGGCCGAGGTCGGCCTGGAGCCGCAGATCCTGGAATCGGACGGCAACCGGGCGAATGTGATCGCCCGGATCGCGGGGGAGGACTCCTCCCGTGACGCGCTGCTCCTGCACGGGCATCTCGACGTCGTCCCCTTCAACGCCGGTGACTGGACCCACCACCCGCTCAGCGGGGAGATCGCCGACGGCTGCGTCTGGGGACGTGGCGCCGTCGACATGAAGAACATGGACGCGATGATCCTCGCGGTCGTCCGGCAGCGGCTCAGTGAGGGGCGCCGGCCGCCGAGAGACGTGGTGCTGGCCTTCACCGCCGACGAGGAGGCCGGTGGCACCTACGGCGCGCAGTGGCTGGCCGACGGCCACAAGGACCTGTTCGAAGGGTGCACCGAGGCGATCGGTGAGGTGGGAGGGTTCAGCGTCTCGCTTGACGACGCTCGCAGGCTCTATCTCATCGAGACGGCCGAGAAGGGCATCGCCTGGATGCGGCTGACCGCCCGCGGCCGGGCCGGGCACGGTTCCATGCTCAACGGCGAGAACGCCGTCACCGAGCTGGCCGAGGCGGTCGGCCGCATCGGGCGCTACGAGTGGCCGGTACGGCTCACGGAGACGGTCAGGACCTTCCTCACCGAGACCTCCAGGGCGTTGGACCTCGAGCTCGACCTGGACGACGCCGAGGCGACCGTGGCCAAGCTCGGCCCGCTGGCCCGGATGATCGGCGCCACACTGCGCAACACCGCCAACCCCACCATGCTGGCGGGCGGTTACAAGGCGAACGTGATCCCGCAGACCGCCACCGCCCACGTGGACGGCCGTTTCCTGCCGGGATACGAGGACGAGTTCTTCGAGACCGTCGACGAGCTGCTGGGGCCCAATGTGACCAGGGAGTTCGTCTACCACGACATCGCCATCGAGACCGGGTTCGACGGGCCTCTGGTGCGGGCGATGACCGACGCGCTTCTCGCCGAGGACCCGGGGGCGCTCGCCGTGCCGTACACCCTGTCGGGCGGTACGGACCTGAAGGCGTTCAGCCGGCTGGGTATGCGCGGGTTCGGGTTCGCGCCGCTGAAGCTCCCCGCGGACCTGGATTTCTCTGGAATGTTCCATGGGGTGGATGAGCGGGTGCCGGTGGATTCGCTCCAGTTCGGGGTCCGGGTGCTTGACCGTTTCCTGGACGCCTGCTGA
- a CDS encoding tyrosine-type recombinase/integrase yields the protein MSERRARRKPGEGGAYAYKTTKGTRYYFKCTVTKSDGTKEPIVRRGFPTETAALKAMREALVKSDKQEWIDPSKQPLGAYLDEWANGLRLAPSTVASYKKNIRLHLKPHLETVPLALLTTVKINTLYRKLETSGRSDHKTGEGLSPRTVRYIHTILRAALQDAVDSDRLAKNPADRANPPTAKQAKAPEMHPWTAAQLRVFLDWSREDGRLYVAWHVLAMTGMRRGELLALRWRDVDLDAHTVRIRRSVGVVRVKGEGVQIKEGDTKTAKPRVADIDEGTAALLKVFKRERGGLALQLARDDALVFGDIEGKHRHPERFSRTFKEHLTRCRKELQSQGVEPPPAIRLHDLRHTHATLLLAKGVPLKVVSERLGHASATVTLTVYAHVLPGNQKDAADTFAALVSGG from the coding sequence GTGAGTGAGAGGCGGGCTAGGCGAAAGCCGGGAGAAGGTGGCGCCTATGCGTACAAGACCACCAAGGGCACCCGTTACTACTTCAAGTGCACGGTGACCAAGTCGGACGGGACCAAGGAACCGATTGTCCGCCGCGGTTTCCCGACCGAGACGGCCGCGCTCAAGGCGATGCGCGAAGCGCTGGTCAAGTCCGACAAGCAGGAGTGGATAGATCCGTCCAAGCAGCCGCTCGGCGCCTACCTCGACGAATGGGCAAACGGGTTACGGCTCGCTCCCTCGACCGTCGCCAGCTACAAGAAGAACATCCGGCTTCACCTCAAGCCGCACCTTGAGACCGTGCCGCTCGCATTGCTGACTACGGTGAAGATCAACACGCTGTACCGGAAGCTTGAGACCAGCGGGCGTAGCGATCACAAGACGGGCGAAGGGCTGAGTCCGCGAACCGTTCGCTACATTCACACCATCCTTCGCGCGGCGCTGCAGGATGCCGTCGACAGCGACCGCCTAGCCAAGAACCCGGCCGACCGGGCGAATCCACCTACGGCGAAGCAGGCCAAGGCACCCGAGATGCACCCGTGGACCGCGGCGCAGCTCCGGGTGTTCCTCGACTGGTCGCGGGAGGATGGCCGGCTCTACGTCGCATGGCACGTGCTCGCCATGACGGGGATGCGCCGCGGCGAGCTACTGGCATTGCGCTGGCGAGACGTCGACCTTGACGCCCACACGGTCCGAATCCGGCGCTCGGTCGGCGTTGTGCGAGTTAAGGGGGAGGGTGTTCAGATCAAAGAGGGTGACACCAAGACGGCCAAGCCGCGGGTGGCGGACATCGACGAGGGGACGGCCGCTCTCCTCAAGGTGTTCAAGCGCGAACGTGGCGGCCTGGCCCTGCAACTGGCTCGCGATGATGCCCTCGTGTTCGGTGACATCGAGGGTAAGCACCGACACCCCGAGCGCTTCTCTCGAACGTTCAAGGAGCACTTGACGCGGTGCCGCAAGGAGTTGCAGAGCCAGGGCGTCGAGCCGCCACCGGCCATACGGCTGCACGACCTCAGGCATACCCATGCCACGCTCTTGCTCGCCAAGGGCGTTCCGCTCAAGGTGGTGTCCGAGCGACTCGGTCACGCTTCGGCGACGGTCACTCTGACGGTCTACGCGCACGTGCTTCCGGGCAACCAGAAGGACGCTGCCGACACGTTCGCGGCCCTCGTATCGGGGGGTTGA
- a CDS encoding helix-turn-helix domain-containing protein, with protein sequence MRNLMGYLVDMHTPSDLVADQIRKHRERLGLSREDLARECKKLGAPQLTAAAIINIEVGRRNPQTGKRRREVSVDELLIFAYAMAVPPLQLMFPVGRVDEAPVPPAWSMVNPMLGWRWAAGEEAPSSLRADGLAHVDRSRIGENGPTRYEAWRQVVHPVKLYHRLTDEVLLLKKATNRMLYLERIGEVESEEGKHVAQLRQHHLTRVAEALEEMMTAGYSVPAYDQGTVEEIQSTGILTHPEALPVLGDQGDVGE encoded by the coding sequence TTGCGCAACCTCATGGGTTACCTTGTCGATATGCACACACCTAGCGACCTTGTAGCTGATCAGATTCGTAAGCACCGGGAGCGGTTGGGGCTCAGCAGGGAGGACCTAGCCCGAGAGTGCAAGAAGCTTGGAGCTCCTCAGCTGACGGCGGCAGCGATCATCAACATCGAGGTGGGTCGCAGGAACCCGCAGACAGGCAAGAGACGTCGCGAGGTCAGTGTTGATGAACTGCTGATTTTCGCCTACGCGATGGCTGTTCCACCTCTACAGCTGATGTTCCCTGTTGGGCGTGTTGATGAGGCTCCTGTCCCTCCGGCCTGGAGCATGGTCAACCCCATGCTTGGTTGGCGGTGGGCTGCTGGTGAAGAGGCGCCGTCTTCTTTGCGGGCTGACGGGCTGGCCCATGTGGACCGCTCACGCATCGGCGAGAACGGACCTACCCGCTATGAAGCGTGGCGGCAGGTCGTCCACCCTGTGAAGCTCTACCACCGTCTGACTGATGAAGTCCTTCTTCTGAAGAAGGCGACCAACCGCATGCTCTACCTAGAGCGGATCGGCGAAGTCGAGTCGGAAGAAGGCAAGCACGTAGCTCAACTCCGCCAGCACCACCTGACTCGGGTGGCTGAAGCGTTGGAAGAGATGATGACCGCCGGCTACAGCGTTCCCGCATACGACCAAGGCACCGTTGAGGAGATCCAGTCAACCGGCATCCTTACCCATCCAGAAGCACTTCCTGTTCTAGGGGATCAAGGAGACGTCGGTGAGTGA
- a CDS encoding helix-turn-helix domain-containing protein, with product MTIMASPILFEGRLFATVSEVAEVLGYDERTVRRGIKDGQIPATQVGVTHRVPTAWIRAQALVDGAA from the coding sequence ATGACGATCATGGCTTCGCCCATCCTTTTCGAGGGCCGCCTGTTCGCCACCGTTTCGGAGGTTGCCGAGGTTCTCGGGTATGACGAGCGGACCGTTCGCAGGGGCATCAAAGACGGTCAGATCCCAGCCACGCAGGTCGGTGTCACCCACCGCGTGCCCACTGCATGGATTCGCGCTCAGGCGCTTGTGGACGGTGCTGCCTAA
- a CDS encoding DUF3987 domain-containing protein has translation MTDNRPFSDLTDEELSAQLRSRIIPCRSCGSEYHQECGKKPVSDPLAAVFGPAPTQSDGWDDPVPLGVRAALPDFPTDAFPPYIAAMIRGVAEEIQVPEDLPGGLALAVLATAAGGRAEVLVRGQWREPVNLQIGIAMPPGSGKSPAFRAMLRPVFTAEAALQEAAKEKIKEIEKEQRDAMARAAAAQKLARTEDEIAVAMDAVRMAEEMEIPVKPRLTADDVTPEQAGTILAEQGGRLAVLSAEGTFFEVIMGRYSSKPNLELVLKGHAGDRLQVDRRGREEFIERPALTMGICLQPQLLQDIAAKKQMAGRGALARLLFSVPPDRVGFRNTTPDLLDEAVIRDYSDTIMGLIIGLSDWTDPAIIVLTPAALKLHTEWRTEIEPRLRRGTGDLEALREWASKLAGHTVRLAGLLHLAENPARGAQMPIGEDTMRRAISLAKYYAEHAMAAFGVMRAHPLLDKAQAVLEWIGERRDFKPRDVHRAMHRRFDGAEEVSAVLRLLEDHGYIRQAEVTSTGGRKPIVYLVSPKGW, from the coding sequence GTGACCGACAACCGGCCGTTCTCCGACCTCACCGACGAGGAGCTTTCGGCGCAACTCCGGTCGAGGATCATTCCTTGCAGGTCCTGCGGGTCGGAGTACCACCAAGAGTGTGGGAAGAAGCCTGTGAGCGATCCCCTCGCGGCCGTGTTCGGACCTGCCCCTACACAGTCTGACGGTTGGGATGACCCGGTTCCGCTTGGCGTCCGCGCCGCGCTCCCGGACTTCCCGACCGATGCTTTCCCGCCCTACATCGCGGCAATGATCCGGGGGGTCGCTGAGGAGATCCAGGTTCCCGAAGATCTGCCCGGGGGGTTGGCCTTGGCTGTACTGGCGACCGCTGCCGGCGGACGCGCTGAGGTCTTGGTGCGTGGGCAGTGGCGAGAGCCGGTCAATCTCCAGATCGGCATTGCGATGCCGCCCGGCTCGGGCAAGAGTCCCGCGTTCCGGGCGATGCTCCGTCCCGTATTCACGGCAGAGGCCGCGCTGCAGGAGGCCGCTAAGGAGAAGATCAAGGAGATCGAGAAGGAGCAGCGCGACGCCATGGCCCGCGCCGCAGCGGCCCAAAAGCTTGCCAGGACCGAAGACGAGATCGCTGTAGCGATGGATGCGGTACGCATGGCCGAGGAGATGGAAATCCCGGTCAAGCCCCGGCTTACCGCTGACGACGTCACCCCGGAACAGGCCGGAACGATCCTCGCTGAGCAGGGTGGTCGCCTCGCCGTCCTCAGCGCGGAGGGAACGTTCTTCGAAGTCATCATGGGGCGCTACTCCAGCAAACCCAACCTGGAATTGGTCCTGAAGGGACATGCGGGCGACCGACTCCAGGTCGACCGGCGCGGCCGGGAAGAGTTCATCGAGCGTCCCGCCCTGACCATGGGCATCTGCCTGCAGCCGCAGCTCTTGCAGGACATCGCGGCGAAGAAGCAGATGGCCGGCCGCGGCGCTCTCGCCCGGCTACTGTTCTCCGTCCCCCCGGACAGGGTCGGGTTCCGCAACACCACGCCCGATCTGCTCGACGAGGCTGTGATCCGCGACTACAGCGACACCATCATGGGTCTGATCATTGGCCTGTCTGACTGGACCGATCCGGCGATCATCGTCCTGACGCCCGCCGCGCTCAAGCTCCACACGGAGTGGCGTACTGAGATCGAACCCCGTCTCCGTCGCGGAACTGGCGACCTCGAAGCGCTACGGGAATGGGCGTCCAAACTCGCTGGTCACACCGTGCGCCTTGCCGGACTGTTGCACCTCGCTGAGAACCCTGCCCGCGGCGCTCAGATGCCGATTGGCGAGGACACCATGCGGCGCGCCATCAGCCTTGCGAAGTACTACGCCGAGCACGCCATGGCGGCATTCGGAGTCATGCGCGCCCACCCGCTGCTCGACAAAGCTCAGGCGGTCCTGGAGTGGATCGGTGAGCGGCGGGACTTCAAGCCGCGCGACGTCCACCGGGCGATGCACCGCCGGTTCGACGGCGCCGAGGAAGTCTCCGCGGTGCTCCGTCTATTGGAGGACCACGGGTACATCCGGCAGGCCGAAGTCACCTCGACCGGAGGTCGGAAGCCGATCGTCTATCTCGTGTCCCCCAAGGGGTGGTGA